Sequence from the Leptospira johnsonii genome:
AAGGAAAGTACACAGTAGAGTTTCAGGGAAAAGACTTGTCTAAATCCATAGATCTCTTTATCCTTTTGGATTAAGAGCGTTGTAACCAGTTTCCTTCCTGACTCTTATGTCACGGCGAGGAAACTTCTTAGGCGCAGTTATTAGATCCAATGCTGAACCTAATTATAGACAGAGTCGGTGCTGTAAACGTATTCAATATTCTAGATAGTTCTGGCAGCGGATCAGAATCGCATCTTCAGTCCACAATGGACGAAGATCTAATCATAGAGTATATTAAGGAAATCGAAAACTTAGTTCGGGTTTCCGTTGCGATCCACCAAAAATCTGCGCAGTCCCCGACTCTAGAAACCGACATTCTTCACGATCTAAAGATCTTGGGAGAAACTTTTTACGATCAGTTCTTTCCCGCAGCCATCCAAGAAAAACTCAGGCTCACTACAGAAAAATATCTTCACTTCAATATAGATCCTAAATTAGGAGTGATCCCGTGGGAACTCCTACATGACGGTACTTGTTTTCTCTCGGATAAATTCTATATAGGAAAAACGGTTCGAGGAGAATCTAGCAGCGGCGCCTTTAAGGAAAAGGAGAAGCTCCGCATGCTCATCATCGCGGATCCGACAGAGGATCTAGAATGGGCCCAGAAAGAAGGAGAGCAGATCTTCCGGGTCCTAAGTGAGAAGGTACCAAGCTCCAGATTGGAGATCGAATTCATAGGCGGACGCCAGGTTACTAAATTAAAACTTCTTTCTCTCATTAAAGGAAAGAATATCATCCATTATTCAGGACATTTGTATTTCTCCGATGATCCTTTGGAAAACGGATGGCTGATCTCGGAAGGAAAGATCCTAAAAGCAAGAGAGATCAAAAACTCCGGATTTAATACCGATATGGTATTTTCCAACTCTTGCCAATCCAACAAGAGCGCGACTAGGAATTTAAACGCAGATCTGATGAACAATTTTGCAGGTTCCTTTTTGATGTCTGGGATCAAAAGTTTTATCGGAACTAACTGGGAAATTGCAGACAATCAGAATACGATCGATTTCACGATCCAATTTTATACGAACTTATTCGCAGATAAAAGTATAGGTGAATCTTTATATCTAGCAAAAGAACATGCCAGAAGGAATTACGATCCGAGCGATCTGACCTGGACAAATTATAGCCTTCATGGACAGCCGATCATAAGAGTGGTTTCCGATCCTACAAAAGGAAAACCAGTCCATAAAATAATTAATCCTTCTTTAATATTCAAATTTTATCCGAATCCGATCGCTGCGTCTTATTACAGGTTCACAGAAAAACAAAAAGAAGAATCTCTCACTTCCTATCAATTGATGGAATATTTGATTTTTGCTTTTGAAGAATTTTCAAAGGTGATCGGAGGGGTTTTATTCAGCGACCACCAGAATCATTCTCTGGGAAAATATATACCGAATAATCCGGACGACGCATACAATACGGAAAGATGGTGGGAACTAATGTTCCAGTGCCTTCATGATTTCAGAAAATTAGAGATCACTCCTGTTGTTACGGATCTTCCTGAGATACTTTTTGCGAACAAAGATACGATCTCCAAGATGATCCAATGGATCGATCTGTATTCCAAGGGACAGATCCAACCTGAATCCGCAGATGGATATCTGATCACATTCCAGTATTATTTCGAAAACCTTCTGACAGAGCTGGAGGAGTTGGAGAGGATCAGTATCTTCTTAGTTTCTACTAACTCGAACAATCATCTATTCTTCCGCGGTATAAAACCCGAATCTTCTTTAGTCGCTGCTCCAATGATCAAACAGGATTTTATTGGAGAACAGATCGAAAAGTATAGAGGAAAGGTAATCGTTTTCCACGAAGATAGACTGCAAATCTTCCCTCTGAACTGCAATGTAGTAGAAAACTCTGATACCAAAGAACTTGAACTTGCTTTCTTAGGATTTCTTCCTTCTAAACCAGGGAATCTGCCTCACGGCGGTTTATAAGTGGGGCTTTGCCAACCTTCCGCAGACGTTCCGTTTTCTTGCGGAGCCTGCTGTGGCTTATTCAATCTAGAATTAAAACCGGACCAATTCCGGACTCTCTTAAAGGAAAGGACCGAAGGTTTTAAAGAGTCTGTGGACTTCTCCAAACCTTATACAATGGCGGAATTCAGAAAGGTAAGAGAAGAAGCGGAAAAAAATTACGTAAAGAAAGACCCGCTCACGTATAACTGTCCTTTTTTAGGAATGCTTACGGAAGAAGTAAACGGACCTTCTCAAGAGATCAAAGTCAGAAGTAGGATCGGATGTATGATCCATCCTGTTTATACAGGAGATCCACGTAGCCAGAATTATTCCTTTTATGGGGCATCCATTTGCCAAGCTTACGATTGTAGGAATAAAGAAAGAGATTTCGCAAACGAATGGGAGAATGTATTCTCCGAATTTGCAGATGATTCTTTTTCATATTCAGCTCTTTCTTCGGATTATAGAAGTATAGATCTGATCGAAGGTTATCTTACTGAAATAGGGATCCCTTCTTCGGAATGGTTTACTAGCTCAAGGGAGATCATTCTGAAAATTCTGAAGGTCAAATTCGAGCAGAATATTTCTTTATGGAATACTTCTTTCGAACTGGATATGGAAAGCCCGCCTCCAATCTCTTATAAGGAAAGATTGGCGAAATGGTTGGGCCTGGAATCGGATGATCCCAGGCTTAAATTTTGAAAATCGATTTGGATTATATGGGGAAGGTAAAAAACGAAATATAGTAAGATGCTCAGTCGTTAGAGTTTTTCTTACCGAATTCTTTTTTCGCTTCTTCTACTTTAGAATTTACTTGGCCTGCAAGTCCTTCCACAGAACGTAATGCGTCTTCGATATACTTTCTAAGATTGTTTGCAACTTCGCTTTGGTCTTGAGAACCTTTTGCGGAGAGTTCTTTAAATTCTTTTTCCACTTTTAAAAGAATACTGTCCGCTTGTTCCCTTAAGGTTTTTGCCGCGCCGATCGCGAAATTCAGTGCTTCTTTGATTTCCTTTTCCATGCTTTTGATCCTATGTATTCTATGATGATTATGCGCCGCACAACGGCTTGTCAACAACTTACCGAAACTACGAAGGCATAAAAAAGGAGTAAGGGGGAAATCCCGCTTACTCCTTCCGGAATGGATCCGACTTATTAAAGTTTAGCTCAACTGAGGTCCAAACGCTGTGAAGTCGAAGTCTTTGGAACCTTCTACATATTTTTTGAAGTTCTCAATAAACATGCCTGCAAGCTTTTTAGAAGACTCATCGTAAGCGGCCTTATCAGCCCAAGCCTCGCGAGGATCCAGGATAGCGCTATCCACACCTTCTACGGTTTTAGGATATTCTACTTGGAAGATCGGGTGTTTTATGAACTGAGCTTTGTCAATGTTCCCGTTCATGATCTCGTCGATGATTTTACGAGTAGAAGGAAGGTTCATCCTCTTACCGGTTCCGTAAGCTCCACCAACAAGTCCTGTATTCATCATGTATGCGCGAACATTATGTTTACGCATCTTCTCTCCCAACAACTTAGCATAAACAGTTGGGTGAAGCGTCATGAACGCAGCTCCGAAACAAGCGGAGAAGGTAGCGGTAGGCTCTTTAACACCTCTTTCAGTTCCTGCAACTTTCGCAGTGTAACCGGATAGGAAGTGGTACATCGCTTGTTCGATAGACAGACGAGAAACAGGAGGAAGAACTCCGAATGCATCGTAAGTCAAGAAGATGATCACTTTAGGGTGGCCACCTTTGGAAGGAACTTGGATGTTTTTGATATGGTAGATCGGGTAGGAAACTCTGGTATTTTCGGTTTTAGCAGCAGAAGTATAATCGACAACTTTCGTTTTCTCGTCGTAAACTACGTTCTCCAAAAGAGCGTCTCTTTTGATTGCTTCGAAAATTTCAGGCTCAGTCTTAGGATCTAGGTTGATCACTTTCGCGTAACAACCGCCTTCGATATTGAAAATTCCGTTATCGTCCCAACCGTGCTCATCGTCTCCGATCAGTTTGCGGTTCGGGTCAGTGGAAAGAGTAGTCTTGCCGGTTCCGGAAAGTCCGAAGAACAGAGCAGTGTCTCCGTCTTTGTTTCCGATATTCGCGGAACAGTGCATAGAAACGATTCCCTGTAATGGTAACTTATAGTTCATTACCGAGAAGATACCCTTCTTCATTTCTCCGCCGTATTCGGTCCCGCCGATGATGCAGAGTTTTTTTGCAAGGTTGAAGATCACGAATACTTCTGAGTTCAGGCCATGCTCTTTGTATTTTTCGTTCTTCACTCCGCAAGCGTTGATGATAGTGAATTCAGGAAGAAGGTTAGCTAACTCTTCCTTGCTAGGGCGAATAAACATATTGGTGCAGAAATGGTGCTGCCAAGCCTTTTCGGAAACTACACGAAGACCAATCCTGGTCTCAGGGTTTGCTCCAGCGTATCCATCGAATACGTAGAGTTTTTTTCCGCTAAGGTAGTTTACACATTTCTGATAAAGCTCTTCGAAAACTGCTTCGGAAGCTTTAAAGTTAATATGAGACCACCAGATATTCTTGTTAGAAGAAGGTTCGTCTACGAAGTATTTATCTTTTGGAGAACGTCCGGTGAAAATACCGGTGTCCACCATCATGGTGCCGTTAGAGGAAAGGACGGTTTCCCCGTTATTTTTTTCGTGTTCGAAAATTTCGTCGTATGAAAGGTTATGGAAGACTTCGGAGGGCTCTATACCGAGCTCCTTCAGTCCCTTCACTTGCGTCTGGGCCTGCATTTGGCTCTCCTTATTGAGATCGTATTTCAATTTTTTTTCGGTAGAAGATACCGTCAATTCGGAACCGGGTCGAATTTGGAGGCAATTCCTAAATCCGACCCGCATTCTGTCTCTTTAGAGACGGGTTATTGCTGTTGTTGCTGCTGATCTTGGAAATCTTTGCGGTTTCCGAAATCATCCCCTTTATTCTCGTTTCTCTCGCCTCTGTCTTGGTAATTGCTGCGGTTCTGGTTTTTGTTTTGGTAATCTTTACGGTTACCTCTTTCCTCGTTTCCTCGGTCCCCACGATCGTATCTGTTTCCACGATCTTCTCCGCGTTCTCCGCCTTTACCTCTGTTTTCTTTTTCAGGGGCGCGTTCACCTTTATCAAAACCTCCGTTTCCGTTAGCTTTGGTGAAGATCATTTTTCCGGCAGCGGTTTGGATGATAGAAGTAACCGTAACCTTCACTTCTTTTCCAACCAAATGTCCGCCGTTCTCTATCACTACCATGGTTCCGTCTTCTAGATAGCCGATACCTTGGTTTTCGTCCTTTCCTTCTTTGATGACTTGGATAGCCAATTCTTCTCCAGGAAGAACGACAGGTTTTAATGCGTTTGCCAGAGTGTTCAGATTAAGGACTTTTACTCCTTGGAGTTCTGCTACTTTGTTCAGATTGAAGTCGTTGGTTACGATCTTTCCACCGGTGTCTCTAGCTAGTTTGATTAACTTAGCATCCACTTCTCGAGTGTCAGAATAATCTTTGTAAGTGATCTTAACTTCGATAGAACCTTTTCTTTGGAGTTTGTTCAACATCTCCAAACCACGACGTCCCCTTGCTCTTTTGATCGGATCGGAAGAATCGCTGATAAGCTGGATCTCCCTTAATACGAAGTTAGGAAGAATTAGGGGCCCATCGATAAAATGTGTATCAGCAATATCTAATATTCTTCCATCGATCACGACAGAAGTATCCAGAATTTTGTCTCTGACTTCGTCTTTACCGATAGAAGCTACGCCGAATGGATCCACTAGAGAAGTAGATCCTCCACCGCCGCCTCCGAATACGGAAAGGCCAGGTTCTTTTGCGAATGACTTACCTGCTCTAGCTCCGAAAAGACCTAGGATCAGGTACAATGCAAGATTCAATTCCTCAAAACGAATAATCGTTCCGATAAACCAAGCGAGTGCGAATCCCAATAGAGCTCCGACTCCTACACAAAAAATAACGTCTCCGCGAAGTTTTGGAAATAGTTTAGTTTCACCGAACAAAAGTACGAGAGAAATTACGAGTACAAGCCCCGCACTGGAGCCTGAGAATACAAACTCTTGGGTTTGTTTTTGCGTTACAAAGAACGACAATAAGGAGAGTAGGACGGCCGTTAGACCTTTATAAAAATACGCCATAACTCAAATCCTTTAAATAAGATTCGAGTTTTATCGGAAATTATTCTTCGTCTATGTCGACTGCTGCTACGGGAACTTTATCCCCCGGAGCGAATGTACTAGCTAGAACATCTGACACGAGATTTCCCGCTTCTTCTTGGGAAACTCCTTTGCTTAGGGCGACTTCCATCTTCACTAGATTGTACGCACTTTCGTACAATTTACGCTCCATGATGGACAGTTCTTTACCGTTTGCCCTTCGGAATAAATTCCTGCACACATCCGCCACTTCGAAGATCGATCCGGACTTTATCTTGTTCAGGTTGTTTTGGTACCTGATCTTCCAGTCCTCTTCAGTATCGACCTCGTCTTTCTTGAGTAGATTGATGACTTTTTTAATATCCTTCTTGTCGATAATCGGTCGAATTCCGACCTGTTTTGCTTTATCGACCGGGATCATCACCTTCATCTTGCTACCCTGGATTTCCATTACGTAGCACTCTTTTTTCTTTCCCAGGATAACCTTTTTAGCGATTTCGGTGATTTCACCTACCCCGTGGATCGGATATACGACGTAGTCGCCTACGCCATGATCGTAGCCAGATTGTTTCTTTTTGCCAGCCAATTAGTATTAAGACTTCCGTTAAAACTCTGCTCAAAAATATAGCAAATTTTGAGGCAAAGTCAAGGAAAAAATGAGTAAACGCTCAGAACTCAACTTTGTACGATGATTCGGATCAAAATTGAAGTTTGTGAATGGAAGTTTTGTGAAAAATCGGATCGTTTAGAGGACGAATCGATTCGAGAGCTTTGGTAGCTTCTTCTTTTCCGTAAAAATATCCTAGGAATAATTCTCCGTCTTTGGATCTGAAAAATCTTCCTTGGAACTCAGGTCTTGCTCTTAGCAATTTTTTTCCAATTTCCATCGCTTCTACAGAATCTTCAGTCGGGATAGATAGGAAATAATTTTCCTTATCCGATCTAGCCGGATATTTGAGTCCGGAATTCCGATTGGAATTGGAGGAAGAAGAAGTTTCGGCGGAACGTTCCGTTTGGTTGGAAGTTACAGTTTCGGAAGAAGAATTTTCTCTCTCTTCTACCGATTGTTCTGTTCTTACGTTTTTCCCCGCATTATAAAAAGACTGGGTTTCGTTTTGAGCAAATGCTTGCTCTTTCTGATCCAATCTAAGACCAACCACTACCCCGCCCGTAAAAAGAGAAATAGCTCCCACCAAAACCAGAAAGATGGATCTGGAGCTTGGAAAAGAACGGATCGGAGAATTTCCTCCTCTCACATGCTGAATGGTTTGCACGGTTGGAAAAGACTCTCCCTGACGTGGAGCCGGACCTCTGGTTCCGGATTGTCTCAGTCTTCTGGAATAATCTATATTTTGCATAATGCGTCCGGGAAAACTTGTCTCTTTTCAAATATCGGCAGGATTCGCCGTTTCTTCGCAGTTTTTTTGAGACTGGCTTTGTGATGGAAAATAAAAAAGCCGGAGTAGAAACCCCGGCTTTTTTGCAGCGATCTTTCAATCGAGTCTTTTGACGGAAACTTATCCCACTAAATAAAGAAGAGGGAAGAGGTAAATCCAGATCAAGTCGACCACGTGCCAGAATAATCCAACTCCTTCTACAGGGGTGAAGTATTCAGGACCAACTTGGTTTTTGATCACTTTCAAAAGTACCCAGAAGATAAGAAACGCGCCAGCAAGAACGTGCAAACCGTGAATCCCGGACATCACGAAATAGAATCCGAAGAACAAAGGCCAGTTTTTGGTTCTTTCCAAAAGTGTCAGGTGTTCGTATTCAGTTTCGTCCAGATGAAGTTTGTGTTCTCTTTCTGCTACGCTAAGCTTGTTAGCTTCTGCAAGTAGAGCACCCACTTTGGTTACCTTCTCACCGGAAGCGCTTAATTCTTCAGTATAAGCATATTTACCTGGAACCGTACCTACGTGGAACTTGTGAGTGTATTCGAAAAATTTTACGACCATGAAGATCGCAGCACAAGCAATCGTTACCGCAAGAGCGATGATCGCCTTCTTTTTAAGACCTCTTTGCACGTAGTTGATACCAAGCGCCATAGTGAAGGAGCTAAATAGAAGAACTACTGTGTTCACCGCACCCAAGACCACGGAAAGCTGCTTACTTCCTGCATGGAAAACTTGAGGATACAAAGAATGGTAGATGGAATATCCTACGAATAATCCACCGAACATCAGGATTTCCGTAACAAGGAATAACCAGATCCCTTGTTTGGAAGATTCGTATTGATGTTCTGCGCTATCGAAATGATGTGCGTGATGAAAACCACCTGTGTGATTAGCGGTACTCATATGGCCCTCCGGTTAGTACTGGGGTCTTGTCAAAGTTTTCGTGTGGAGGAGGAGAAGGAATAGTCCACTCCAAGGTTTTTCCTCCGAAAGGATTGTTTCCTGCTTCTTTTCCTTTCAGAAGTGCATAGATCACTCCGAAAAGTCCGACCAAGAATCCTGTTCCGATCAACCAAGATCCGAAAGTGGACATTTGGTTTAATTCGGTGAATGTAGGAAGATAATCGTAGTATCTACGAGGCATACCCATATTTCCCAAAATGAATTGAGGGAAGAAGGTAACGTTAAATCCGGAGAAGATAAAGACCCAGGAAATTCTTCCGGTCAGGTCGCTATAAATTTTTCCGGTAACTTTAGGGAACCAGTAGATCAATGCTCCCATAAGAGCCATCAGAGTTCCACCAACCATCACGTAATGGAAGTGAGCCACAACGAAGTAAGTATCATGGAAGTGAACGTCCATACCGGTAGAAGCCAGATATACGCCTGTCAAACCACCGATTGTGAATAAGAACATGAATCCGATCGCGAATAACATCGGAGCATCCAAACGGATACTTCCTTTATACATGGTCGCAATCCAATTGAACAATTTGATCGCTGTAGGAACTCCTACAAGCATTGTGATGAAGGAAAATAAAATCCCTGCAAACTCAGATTGTCCGGAAACGAACATATGGTGTCCCCAAACTAAGAAGGAAACCCCAGCGATCGCTAAGGAAGAGTAAGCAATTGCAGTATAACCGAAGATGATCTTACGAGAGTAAGTTGCAACTAACTCGGAGATCACTCCCATCGCAGGAAGGATCATGATATAAACTGCTGGGTGAGAATAGAACCAGAAGAAGTGCTGGAATAGTACCGGATCTCCTCCCAACTGAGGATCAAAAATCCCCACTCCAAGAGTTTTCTCTGCAATGAGTAAAAGCAGAGTGATCGCAAGAACCGGAGTTGCCAATACTTGCAGGATCGCAGTTGAGTAAAGCGCCCAAACCATGAGAGGAATTCTGTTCATGGTCATTCCAGGTGCTCTCAGTTTATGAGTGGTAACGATGAAGTTCAAACCAGTCAAGATCGAGGAGAACCCGATGATGAATACTCCAAGAACCATCGGGATCACTCCCAGACCGGTCTTAATGGAAGAATACGGGGTGTAGAAGGTCCAACCGGTATCTACGTTTTCCAAGAAGAGAGTGGAACCAGTGATCGCAGCACCGATCATCAGCATGTACCAGCTCATCAAGTTCAATCTTGGGAAAGCTACGTCTTTTGCTCCGATCATAATCGGAAGAACGAAGTTTCCGAAAATTGCAGGAATCCCTGGAACGATCACCATGAACACCATAATGGCTCCATGGTAGGTCATCATTCTGTTATAAACGTCTGCGGAAAAAAGAGTTTTTCCCGGTGTGAATAATTCTGCGCGAACTAATAAAGCGAAAACTCCTCCTAAAAAGAAGAAGCTCATGATCGCGATAAAGTACATGATCCCGATACGCTTATGATCTAAGGTCGTAAGCCAGGACCAAATCCCCTTTTGGTGATTCAGGTAATTATGTTGCTCGTGGGCCATT
This genomic interval carries:
- a CDS encoding CHAT domain-containing protein encodes the protein MLNLIIDRVGAVNVFNILDSSGSGSESHLQSTMDEDLIIEYIKEIENLVRVSVAIHQKSAQSPTLETDILHDLKILGETFYDQFFPAAIQEKLRLTTEKYLHFNIDPKLGVIPWELLHDGTCFLSDKFYIGKTVRGESSSGAFKEKEKLRMLIIADPTEDLEWAQKEGEQIFRVLSEKVPSSRLEIEFIGGRQVTKLKLLSLIKGKNIIHYSGHLYFSDDPLENGWLISEGKILKAREIKNSGFNTDMVFSNSCQSNKSATRNLNADLMNNFAGSFLMSGIKSFIGTNWEIADNQNTIDFTIQFYTNLFADKSIGESLYLAKEHARRNYDPSDLTWTNYSLHGQPIIRVVSDPTKGKPVHKIINPSLIFKFYPNPIAASYYRFTEKQKEESLTSYQLMEYLIFAFEEFSKVIGGVLFSDHQNHSLGKYIPNNPDDAYNTERWWELMFQCLHDFRKLEITPVVTDLPEILFANKDTISKMIQWIDLYSKGQIQPESADGYLITFQYYFENLLTELEELERISIFLVSTNSNNHLFFRGIKPESSLVAAPMIKQDFIGEQIEKYRGKVIVFHEDRLQIFPLNCNVVENSDTKELELAFLGFLPSKPGNLPHGGL
- a CDS encoding phasin-related domain-containing protein, giving the protein MEKEIKEALNFAIGAAKTLREQADSILLKVEKEFKELSAKGSQDQSEVANNLRKYIEDALRSVEGLAGQVNSKVEEAKKEFGKKNSND
- the pckA gene encoding phosphoenolpyruvate carboxykinase (ATP) yields the protein MQAQTQVKGLKELGIEPSEVFHNLSYDEIFEHEKNNGETVLSSNGTMMVDTGIFTGRSPKDKYFVDEPSSNKNIWWSHINFKASEAVFEELYQKCVNYLSGKKLYVFDGYAGANPETRIGLRVVSEKAWQHHFCTNMFIRPSKEELANLLPEFTIINACGVKNEKYKEHGLNSEVFVIFNLAKKLCIIGGTEYGGEMKKGIFSVMNYKLPLQGIVSMHCSANIGNKDGDTALFFGLSGTGKTTLSTDPNRKLIGDDEHGWDDNGIFNIEGGCYAKVINLDPKTEPEIFEAIKRDALLENVVYDEKTKVVDYTSAAKTENTRVSYPIYHIKNIQVPSKGGHPKVIIFLTYDAFGVLPPVSRLSIEQAMYHFLSGYTAKVAGTERGVKEPTATFSACFGAAFMTLHPTVYAKLLGEKMRKHNVRAYMMNTGLVGGAYGTGKRMNLPSTRKIIDEIMNGNIDKAQFIKHPIFQVEYPKTVEGVDSAILDPREAWADKAAYDESSKKLAGMFIENFKKYVEGSKDFDFTAFGPQLS
- a CDS encoding PIN/TRAM domain-containing protein; protein product: MAYFYKGLTAVLLSLLSFFVTQKQTQEFVFSGSSAGLVLVISLVLLFGETKLFPKLRGDVIFCVGVGALLGFALAWFIGTIIRFEELNLALYLILGLFGARAGKSFAKEPGLSVFGGGGGGSTSLVDPFGVASIGKDEVRDKILDTSVVIDGRILDIADTHFIDGPLILPNFVLREIQLISDSSDPIKRARGRRGLEMLNKLQRKGSIEVKITYKDYSDTREVDAKLIKLARDTGGKIVTNDFNLNKVAELQGVKVLNLNTLANALKPVVLPGEELAIQVIKEGKDENQGIGYLEDGTMVVIENGGHLVGKEVKVTVTSIIQTAAGKMIFTKANGNGGFDKGERAPEKENRGKGGERGEDRGNRYDRGDRGNEERGNRKDYQNKNQNRSNYQDRGERNENKGDDFGNRKDFQDQQQQQQ
- a CDS encoding CarD family transcriptional regulator: MAGKKKQSGYDHGVGDYVVYPIHGVGEITEIAKKVILGKKKECYVMEIQGSKMKVMIPVDKAKQVGIRPIIDKKDIKKVINLLKKDEVDTEEDWKIRYQNNLNKIKSGSIFEVADVCRNLFRRANGKELSIMERKLYESAYNLVKMEVALSKGVSQEEAGNLVSDVLASTFAPGDKVPVAAVDIDEE
- a CDS encoding cytochrome c oxidase subunit 3 family protein; translation: MSTANHTGGFHHAHHFDSAEHQYESSKQGIWLFLVTEILMFGGLFVGYSIYHSLYPQVFHAGSKQLSVVLGAVNTVVLLFSSFTMALGINYVQRGLKKKAIIALAVTIACAAIFMVVKFFEYTHKFHVGTVPGKYAYTEELSASGEKVTKVGALLAEANKLSVAEREHKLHLDETEYEHLTLLERTKNWPLFFGFYFVMSGIHGLHVLAGAFLIFWVLLKVIKNQVGPEYFTPVEGVGLFWHVVDLIWIYLFPLLYLVG
- the ctaD gene encoding cytochrome c oxidase subunit I, yielding MAHEQHNYLNHQKGIWSWLTTLDHKRIGIMYFIAIMSFFFLGGVFALLVRAELFTPGKTLFSADVYNRMMTYHGAIMVFMVIVPGIPAIFGNFVLPIMIGAKDVAFPRLNLMSWYMLMIGAAITGSTLFLENVDTGWTFYTPYSSIKTGLGVIPMVLGVFIIGFSSILTGLNFIVTTHKLRAPGMTMNRIPLMVWALYSTAILQVLATPVLAITLLLLIAEKTLGVGIFDPQLGGDPVLFQHFFWFYSHPAVYIMILPAMGVISELVATYSRKIIFGYTAIAYSSLAIAGVSFLVWGHHMFVSGQSEFAGILFSFITMLVGVPTAIKLFNWIATMYKGSIRLDAPMLFAIGFMFLFTIGGLTGVYLASTGMDVHFHDTYFVVAHFHYVMVGGTLMALMGALIYWFPKVTGKIYSDLTGRISWVFIFSGFNVTFFPQFILGNMGMPRRYYDYLPTFTELNQMSTFGSWLIGTGFLVGLFGVIYALLKGKEAGNNPFGGKTLEWTIPSPPPHENFDKTPVLTGGPYEYR